A genome region from Fusarium musae strain F31 chromosome 5, whole genome shotgun sequence includes the following:
- a CDS encoding hypothetical protein (EggNog:ENOG41): protein MSSQQDMMSRFSIHDRPLGYQVQTPTHIFEPPKDPIHNSNVTPAGALDSLDFMQFESFNADMFPDEMDMINSYLGEVLPPEDSHQGLTPDTSNFFTQSFIPEPVLAPAPSGHLPLEAPGHIELSSAPTSTLPFCQKRQAQAAPARNKVDRLLDTTEDIVATNPWAVSAAAHERLSVEFSKHRPGISQSFTLPSRHALSRYIASWIRGYHPHLPFVHLPTTNLESMSPVLLLTLAATGSFYGFEHPQGYAMYFVAKAMINHELEERRRVSNRHILNGFPRFAALPTSSTEVYDPPPKNRPAILTKFDIELLQSLLIAVMTMSWLDGPLAEEALAMSGQLTTLTRDILKRLPEEHHNDTWENWGRDEERRRTLLSAYFTLNIQTICFNVPPQMTATEFSFELPCSEAEFSAPDSETWNRVRRKVDPRKLNFQSCFKQLLSGEPLAKEVSATEFGNYMLIQSLLIQVYFERQVSSALLSSSPSLSESTIATYAAALGAWQSCWDSAIESAPDPSSRNSPLPFNSTAMLRLAHIHLGFGLYSQCELLSRDPVVKAQVFEPYRNPLPLRAPHLDQAVLHAIYALRIPVRVGIAFVARGRTGHWSVQHAISHFGCALLLTHWLENIYQLVLSDGASALREEEKRLLSMVDRLVEETHLEASLGPKSDFPGRIRRLAIAAVKLWAETCKGIQVYEIVHVVGETLSLVAESLEKQI, encoded by the coding sequence atgtcttctcaacaagataTGATGAGCCGATTTTCAATTCATGATCGGCCATTGGGTTACCAAGTGCAGACACCAACCCATATCTTTGAGCCACCGAAAGATCCCATCCACAACAGCAATGTAACACCAGCGGGCGCTTTGGATAGTCTTGACTTCATGCAATTCGAGTCGTTCAATGCAGATATGTTCCctgatgagatggacatgATCAACAGTTATCTCGGGGAAGTTCTTCCCCCTGAAGACTCACATCAAGGACTCACACCGGATACATCAAACTTCTTTACTCAATCATTTATTCCAGAGCCAGTTCTTGCGCCTGCTCCCTCGGGCCATCTACCGCTAGAGGCACCTGGCCATATAGAATTGAGCAGCGCCCCAACGTCGACTTTACCTTTCTGCCAGAaacgacaagctcaagcagctCCAGCTCGAAACAAGGTCGATCGGTTGCTGGATACCACAGAAGATATTGTAGCAACAAACCCCTGGGCTGTATCGGCTGCTGCTCATGAAAGGCTTTCCGTAGAGTTCTCGAAGCACAGGCCGGGCATATCCCAGTCATTCACACTTCCCAGCAGACATGCGTTATCTCGATATATTGCAAGCTGGATACGAGGCTATCATCCGCATTTACCATTCGTCCACCTTCCGACTACCAACCTAGAATCCATGTCACCTGTACTTCTCTTGACGCTAGCAGCTACAGGGTCATTCTATGGATTCGAGCATCCTCAGGGATACGCCATGTACTTCGTGGCCAAAGCTATGATCAACCATGAGCTAGAGGAGAGACGCCGTGTGTCAAACCGCCATATTCTCAACGGCTTTCCTCGTTTTGCAGCTCTCCCTACAAGCTCCACAGAAGTCTACGATCCGCCGCCAAAAAATCGCCCTGCGATTTTAACGAAATTCGATATTGAACTATTACAATCCTTGCTGATTGCCGTGATGACTATGTCATGGCTGGATGGACCACTTGCAGAGGAAGCACTCGCTATGAGTGGCCAGTTAACTACGCTCACACGCGACATCTTGAAACGTCTACCAGAGGAACATCACAATGATACATGGGAGAATTGGGGTCGCGATGAAGAAAGACGACGCACCCTTCTCTCGGCCTATTTCACATTAAATATTCAAACCATCTGCTTCAATGTACCACCTCAGATGACAGCTACAGAGTTTAGCTTCGAACTTCCTTGCTCTGAGGCTGAGTTCAGCGCACCAGACTCGGAAACATGGAATCGTGTACGACGAAAGGTCGACCCACGCAAGCTCAACTTTCAGTCATGCTTCAAGCAATTACTGTCTGGAGAGCCACTAGCCAAGGAAGTCTCGGCAACAGAGTTTGGCAATTATATGCTTATCCAGAGTTTGCTGATACAGGTCTACTTTGAGCGTCAAGTGTCGTCTGCACTGTTGTCTTCATCGCCAAGTCTGTCGGAGAGTACCATTGCGACTTATGCTGCTGCACTCGGTGCCTGGCAATCTTGCTGGGACTCTGCTATCGAATCTGCGCCCGACCCCTCCTCTAGAAATTCGCCTCTACCTTTCAACTCGACTGCTATGCTCCGACTAGCTCATATTCATCTTGGGTTTGGCCTGTACAGTCAATGCGAGTTACTATCTCGAGATCCTGTCGTCAAAGCTCAAGTGTTCGAACCATATCGGAACCCATTACCTCTGCGTGCTCCGCACCTTGATCAAGCTGTTCTTCATGCTATCTACGCTTTAAGAATCCCTGTGAGAGTCGGCATTGCGTTCGTGGCACGTGGCCGTACAGGTCATTGGAGTGTCCAGCATGCTATCAGTCACTTTGGATGCGCCCTTCTACTTACCCACTGGCTTGAAAATATTTATCAGCTAGTTCTGTCGGATGGAGCGTCAGCTCTgagagaggaggaaaagCGCCTGCTTTCCATGGTCGACCGTCTAGTCGAGGAAACTCACCTAGAGGCTTCGCTGGGGCCCAAATCTGACTTTCCTGGCAGGATAAGACGTTTGGCTATCGCAGCAGTGAAGCTTTGGGCAGAAACTTGCAAAGGCATACAGGTCTATGAGATCGTGCATGTCGTTGGAGAAACACTTTCCCTAGTGGCAGAATCACTAGAAAAGCAGATTTAG
- a CDS encoding hypothetical protein (EggNog:ENOG41) gives MAPKLTEEEIDDLIYFARAGEQEDLTETIKSLAERENVSPAEIVAAAQDASNKSTCLHMATGNGHLEIVKQLIQYFDTQPKEQKQAFLDEANEAGNTGLHWAALGGHLDVIKLLLEQGASPALANEQNYVPLDLAYFNHKNDVAEYFLSTAKKLEEKNQEEGGLSAAVGSVEIEEGDEKAEEKKETS, from the exons atggcaccCAAACTTACGGAAGAAGAGATCGATGATCTTATTTACTTTGCGCGCGCAGGAGAGCAAGAAGATTTGACTGAGACTATTAAGAGCCTGGCGGAGCGAGAGAATGTCAGCCCTGCTGAGATTGTAGCGGCTGCTCAAGATGCTTCCAACAAGTCAACATGTCTACACATGGCGACAGGAAATGGCCACCTAG AAATTGTCAAGCAACTCATCCAATATTTTGATACCCAACCAaaggagcagaagcaggCATTCCTAGACGAGGCAAACGAGGCCGGAAACACAGGTCTGCACTGGGCAGCATTAGGCGGTCACCTCGATGTCATCAAGCTGCTCCTGGAGCAAGGTGCTTCCCCCGCGCTGGCAAACGAGCAGAACTACGTTCCTCTCGATTTGGCGTACTTCAACCACAAGAACGATGTTGCAGAGTACTTTCTGTCAACTGctaagaagcttgaggaaaAGAACCAAGAAGAGGGTGGCCTGAGCGCTGCTGTTGGGTCAGTTGAGATCGAAGAGGGAgatgagaaggctgaggagaagaaggagacttCATAG